One stretch of Microplitis mediator isolate UGA2020A chromosome 9, iyMicMedi2.1, whole genome shotgun sequence DNA includes these proteins:
- the LOC130674855 gene encoding zinc finger protein Noc gives MVVLEEGGMLTTGHNQYLQPDYLSPLPTTLDAKKSPLALLAQTCSQIGADSPTKPLISPLDKSSKSGISGGANARSPPAAKLERTRSSPSEPKPLAFKPYETNVLSNKKSSDDGRPASKASVHSASGNESSSASDNNVDKKSGGNRTPLGRKSASPSVTNSGANSSNNNSSSSPVDRKTPAQDCEKSISPRNSNGASPIIRSGMEVLSGATGHTKESLSAAYKHSALSGGFTSGNPLCCPPGLTENPAFRPPFAGGSPFSHHHAAAAAALLGYPSAAATGNPYLSYTRVKTPAGGETLVPVCKDPYCTGCQYSMHNAQMMMTGGPCPSGCTQCEHQKYGLAMALSSLGPMPPPSLSYPASLASGRPNVCSWIAGDTYCGKRFNTSDELLQHLRSHTSFGSSNEHAAALLAAGQHSHPQHPLLSPSAALHRAAAGGSYPAPPLSPLSARYHPYGKPPSGPLPGSLGASPYSAFNTLGPYYSPYAIYGQRIGAAVHP, from the exons ATGGTTGTGCTAGAAGAAGGCGGTATGTTGACCACTGGACATAATCAGTACTTACAACCAGATTATCTGTCACCGCTTCCAACAACG ttgGATGCGAAGAAAAGTCCGCTGGCGTTGCTTGCCCAGACATGCAGTCAAATAGGAGCAGATTCGCCCACGAAACCCCTGATTTCACCATTAGACAAATCATCTAAAAGTGGAATATCTGGTGGTGCGAATGCACGCTCACCGCCGGCAGCAAAATTAGAACGGACACGCAGTAGTCCGTCGGAACCAAAACCACTGGCTTTTAAACCATACGAAACTAATGTACtatctaataaaaaatcaagtgATGATGGCAGACCTGCATCAAAAGCTAGTGTGCACAGTGCTAGTGGTAACGAAAGTTCGAGTGCTAGTGATAataatgttgataaaaaatcgGGTGGTAATCGAACACCTCTTGGACGTAAATCAGCTTCACCTAGTGTAACAAACTCTGGTGCTAATagcagtaataataatagttcaTCATCACCAGTTGACCGTAAAACACCAGCACAAGATTGCGAAAAATCAATTTCTCCACGAAATAGCAATGGCGCTAGTCCTATTATACGGTCAGGTATGGAAGTATTGTCCGGTGCTACTGGTCACACAAAAGAAAGTTTAAGTGCTGCTTATAAACACTCAGCATTAAGTGGTGGTTTTACTAGTGGTAATCCATTGTGCTGCCCGCCGGGATTAACGGAAAATCCAGCATTCAGGCCACCATTTGCTGGTGGATCTCCGTTTTCTCATCATCATGCGGCAGCCGCTGCTGCATTACTCGGTTATCCGTCGGCAGCCGCTACTGGCAATCCTTATCTAAGTTATACTCGAGTTAAGACACCAGCTGGTGGTGAGACTCTTGTACCAGTTTGTAAGGATCCTTACTGTACGGGTTGTCAGTACAGTATGCATAACGCCCAAATGATGATGACTGGCGGACCTTGTCCAAGTGGATGTACTCAATGTGAGCATCAAAAGTACGGCTTAGCAATGGCGCTTTCGTCCCTAGGACCTATGCCACCCCCGTCACTGTCTTACCCCGCATCATTGGCCAGTGGCAGACCTAACGTTTGTAGTTGGATTGCTGGTGACACCTACTGTGGCAAACGATTCAATACATCCGATGAATTACTTCAACATCTGAGAAGTCATACAAGTTTTGGTAGCAGTAATGAACATGCCGCGGCACTTCTTGCCGCCGGACAGCATTCACATCCACAACATCCACTGCTTTCGCCGTCGGCGGCTTTACATCGTGCTGCTGCGGGTGGCAGTTATCCAGCTCCGCCATTGAGTCCTCTCAGTGCACGGTATCATCCATATGGAAAACCACCCTCAGGCCCACTACCTGGCTCTCTCGGGGCCTCACCCTACAGCGCATTCAATACTCTGGGTCCTTATTACTCGCCTTACGCCATTTACGGACAACGTATTGGTGCTGCAGTTCATCCGTAA